In one window of Gemmatimonadota bacterium DNA:
- a CDS encoding M28 family metallopeptidase: MPRRFPLALLPAVIAVVALAAAAADARPNLVQQPATAMRGFSPAAAAAERSVEEALAARLDRDSVRAFFRHFTDQPHPAGSARNYELAQFLAEKWKAYGLEQVQLRRYDVLLPWPREVRVEMVAPTRYVASLREDAYLADPHTAQDPGLTYLGMSASGDVTGELVYASSGNPADYDWLEAQGIDLKGKIAIVRYSVPYSYRGFKALTAERRGLKALIIYSDPAQDGFAKGATFPDGPWGPESHIQRGALSYDFMYAGDPLTPGVPSIPGVPRIDERESAQIPRIIAVPMSYRDAAPLLRALGGPVAPAEWQGAMPFTYHVGGGPATVRVKVDMDGATRPIWVVEGRILGSEEPDKYVVLGNHRDAWVFGAVDPSSGTATQLELARVLGGLAREGKRPRRSVVFASWDAEEWHLTGSTEWGEQFAEDLRQNAIAYLNVDGSTSGPDFEAGAIASLNVLVAETVRDVRDPGRSGSVLESWGKAIESERAAVIGGGATRAANVSRPIDYPGNALGSGSDYTVFLNFLGLPVVEMAFGGDYGVYHSIYDDAYWMEHFGDPGYRYMTAMGDVWGRMALRLANAEHYPHDFGLYADRVRGFLDALAAVPGVAGQVDLASARAAEASWRAEAVRLETALRTTLAQAPSAARTARLARMNEAMRRVEQSLLSAEGIPGRPWFKHVLYAPKYTYAAMTLPGVQEAVDAQDWARARAQVTVLAARLQAAAAATRAAARADAPPR, from the coding sequence ATGCCTCGCCGATTCCCGCTGGCGCTCCTCCCTGCCGTCATCGCCGTCGTCGCGCTCGCTGCTGCGGCCGCGGATGCCCGGCCGAACCTCGTGCAGCAGCCCGCGACCGCGATGCGGGGCTTCTCACCCGCCGCCGCGGCCGCCGAGCGCTCAGTCGAAGAGGCGCTCGCGGCGCGCCTCGACCGCGACTCGGTGCGCGCCTTCTTCCGGCACTTCACCGACCAGCCGCACCCGGCGGGCTCGGCGCGCAACTACGAGCTGGCGCAGTTCCTCGCCGAGAAGTGGAAGGCCTACGGCCTCGAGCAGGTGCAGTTGCGGCGGTACGACGTGCTCCTCCCCTGGCCGCGTGAGGTGCGCGTGGAGATGGTCGCCCCCACGCGCTACGTCGCGTCCCTGCGCGAGGACGCCTACCTCGCCGACCCGCACACGGCGCAGGATCCCGGGCTCACCTACCTCGGCATGTCCGCCTCGGGCGACGTCACGGGCGAGCTCGTGTACGCATCGAGCGGCAACCCCGCGGACTACGACTGGCTCGAGGCGCAGGGGATCGACCTCAAGGGGAAGATCGCGATCGTGCGCTACTCGGTGCCGTACAGCTATCGCGGCTTCAAGGCGCTCACTGCCGAGCGGCGCGGACTCAAGGCGCTCATCATCTACTCCGATCCGGCGCAGGACGGCTTCGCGAAGGGGGCCACCTTCCCCGATGGACCGTGGGGACCGGAGAGTCACATCCAGCGCGGTGCGCTCTCCTATGACTTCATGTATGCGGGCGATCCCCTCACCCCCGGCGTCCCCTCCATCCCGGGCGTGCCGCGGATCGACGAGCGGGAGTCCGCGCAGATCCCGCGCATCATCGCGGTGCCCATGTCGTACCGCGATGCCGCGCCGCTCCTCCGCGCGCTCGGTGGGCCCGTGGCACCGGCCGAGTGGCAGGGGGCGATGCCGTTCACCTATCACGTGGGCGGTGGGCCGGCGACGGTGCGCGTGAAGGTCGACATGGACGGCGCGACACGGCCCATCTGGGTCGTCGAAGGCCGCATCCTCGGCAGCGAGGAACCGGACAAGTACGTCGTGCTCGGCAATCATCGCGACGCCTGGGTGTTCGGCGCGGTCGATCCGTCGTCGGGCACCGCGACGCAACTCGAGCTCGCGCGCGTGCTCGGCGGTCTCGCGCGGGAAGGGAAGCGGCCGCGGCGCTCGGTCGTCTTCGCGAGCTGGGACGCGGAGGAGTGGCACCTGACCGGGTCGACGGAATGGGGCGAACAGTTCGCCGAAGACCTCCGGCAGAACGCGATCGCGTACCTAAACGTCGACGGCTCCACGAGCGGTCCCGACTTCGAGGCGGGCGCGATCGCGTCGCTCAACGTTCTCGTGGCCGAGACGGTGCGGGATGTGCGCGACCCGGGGCGGAGCGGCAGCGTGCTCGAGAGCTGGGGGAAGGCGATCGAGTCGGAGCGCGCGGCGGTGATCGGTGGTGGTGCGACGCGCGCCGCCAACGTGTCGCGACCGATCGACTATCCCGGCAATGCGCTCGGCTCGGGTTCGGACTACACCGTGTTCCTCAACTTCCTCGGATTGCCCGTGGTGGAGATGGCCTTCGGCGGCGACTACGGCGTCTATCACTCCATCTATGACGACGCCTACTGGATGGAGCACTTCGGCGACCCCGGCTACCGCTACATGACCGCGATGGGCGACGTGTGGGGCCGGATGGCGTTGCGGCTGGCCAACGCGGAACACTATCCGCACGACTTCGGGCTCTATGCGGATCGGGTGCGCGGGTTCCTCGACGCGCTCGCGGCCGTACCGGGCGTGGCGGGGCAGGTGGACCTCGCGTCCGCGCGTGCCGCCGAGGCGTCATGGCGCGCGGAGGCGGTGCGCCTGGAGACGGCGCTGCGCACGACGCTCGCGCAGGCGCCGAGTGCCGCCCGTACGGCGCGGCTGGCGCGCATGAACGAGGCGATGCGGCGGGTGGAGCAGTCCCTGCTGAGCGCCGAGGGCATCCCCGGTCGGCCCTGGTTCAAGCATGTCCTGTACGCGCCCAAGTACACCTACGCC